Below is a window of Calditrichota bacterium DNA.
CACACTTGTGCCGTCCATTGTTCAAGCGTACACGCTGACCACTTTCCTGTCTCTGCCACGACGCTCGAACTTGACTCTGCCGTCTACCAGCGCAAAAAGGGTGTTGTCTTTGCCAATGCCCACGTTAGTCCCTGGATGGATGTGCGTGCCGCGCTGGCGGACCAAAATGCTCCCGGCGGTCACCAGCTGGCCGTCAAAGCGTTTGACGCCCAGCATCTGGGGATTGCTGTCGCGGCCGTTTCGGGAACTGCCAACACCTTTCTTATGTGCCATGCTCTCAACCTCCTCGCGGTCCACAGCCGCTCACGCGGCGAGAATCTTTTCAATCTTCAGGCGGGTGTAGTGCTGCCGATGGCCCTTCTTGACCTTGTAGCCTTTGCGGCGCTTTTTCTTGAAAACGATGATCTTGGGACCACGGCCATGGGCGACCACTGTCGCCTGCACGGACGCCCCTTCGATGGTCGGTGTGCCCACGTGCACTTCCCCCTGATCGGCCAGCAAATAGACCAGGCCAAAGTCCAGGGTGGCACCAACCTCGGCATCAACCTTCGGGGCGATGATTTCAGCACCTTGCTCCACCCGAAACTGCTTGCCTGCTATGTCCACAATCGCGTACATGAAATACGGCCTCCGTCGTTCGTAGCTTTCGCGAAAAGCGGCGTAAATATAGCAAATCAGTACCTCTTTGTCAAGCTTTAAATGTGTCCGTGATGTCCGCGTTGGTCTTCTTGGAGATAACCCGGAACTCGTTCATGGGCAGCTTGGGT
It encodes the following:
- the rpmA gene encoding 50S ribosomal protein L27, coding for MDREEVESMAHKKGVGSSRNGRDSNPQMLGVKRFDGQLVTAGSILVRQRGTHIHPGTNVGIGKDNTLFALVDGRVKFERRGRDRKVVSVYA
- the rplU gene encoding 50S ribosomal protein L21 gives rise to the protein MYAIVDIAGKQFRVEQGAEIIAPKVDAEVGATLDFGLVYLLADQGEVHVGTPTIEGASVQATVVAHGRGPKIIVFKKKRRKGYKVKKGHRQHYTRLKIEKILAA